A window of the Leishmania mexicana MHOM/GT/2001/U1103 complete genome, chromosome 29 genome harbors these coding sequences:
- a CDS encoding putative ubiquitin-protein ligase translates to MSQFVFNGSSRMRNMKLARDHHKTRNSIIEDAQRLRLQREEEARRMRAARRLQRAIRQWLACQEMVRLALSDLDSVSSDVKRILLSTSSAGASSAVHTSDVPRQTEQLTARLHTACWCLSYVRRHQSRIPLRLNAPFEAAADDDCRAETLLGDADSGIPGTTGLGATAVAHQRVALSSPHTSSVASLGELRAYRQRVFWRYSDCLYTALSESAKRSAGGEDTAEEDTSALHADASTEAAGAKRSADPPSLSWPSFLTSLPTKDVVLLLCVLLQQLSRVATPLPGSHASPSSSASLVKRLARHLVGIIVAHNAAFARTLNEETTPRRSRGGLEMAATAVTAAASFDQWPAVHALTVTLSFLGQETVAHSVSVRSQCRELLQPLVAAFPPLSQAEAGGYSPLSPPTGPFAQVCWQCMCAPYVGEESQRLTSNSLAVLLGAADAAAEGPERGGCDVVDTCFAMLVAECYRRTAMDTELTACDGISGLRGGELRSRVLGRLVRLLPRVHQLVEATSCAAAVSPSSLAARTDVVKWYLLSVSCLSERLCREDFFIEGILADHYAYNTGRQQQRRTVDGKDDAEGVDASSHSQYRLLTSYLFSTEGGLQLLQLLTMQDERCEKLRLMALQKPTVEAPTDTGAPPTVEDGGNEEADSAAAASMANTTPFRDAGAPAQWPSSASMQQSPLEILCNVFAWPIFTFSKPRYSRYQQETLALYAKLVRTPQLLRRLWSLYWQSCEGLRAVLPPGEALQRLCQPPAWGAQEQEEQPALAGEERARRRRVPAAAPSGPALMSLPRLPTWETHPRYPLAFYDPHAPLSIFFFTLLAYYVNVCDFADELRRGGEAAVLSTEESWALVLALKEIVHRSHMYGVVPDSNCEAVAHAACLLLSRLHTVDEADPFVPAAATGLWLSVGAVAAEAAVGLLFRTWDAASAAVVDEEDAAEAGEAELEGPSVATREQSVVGSLMSSTTASAATTSVAHVRLPGDDVAFHDSAQWKQPTRYTKLLVHTPFLFPFAARALLLSALLVETDHHWTPPSERRVVVQRGRTFIDAFDLFHDKPLSNDMLNIRFIADDGTLEAGYGRGVYRECIVSLCKEGFAAEYGLFRQTPDGYVYPNSFSAVATSDLQHLLKIRFLGAMVGRALRDGVLQDVPFALHFRNAILGRRNTLSNLKSFDAELYHQLMSLTQLSEEELEAVGLTFVYTVNALGITREVELVPGGAQMHVTPRNCLFYVHLVADFKLNREAAEQTRAFCAGLHSVIDTNRLRLFDSNEVGKLFGGDETGQIDLEDWKANTVYDKPEDVNAPQVRLFWDVVESLTREQQRQLLKFATSMTRPPLLGFRFLAPPFKVQLLAMNASGPDHLPSAATCFSTLKLPPYRDYATARAKIVAAIEETGTFEFS, encoded by the coding sequence ATGAGCCAATTTGTGTTCAACGGCAGCAGTCGCATGCGCAACATGAAGCTGGCGCGCGACCATCACAAGACGCGGAACAGCATCATCGAAGATGCGCAACGGCTGCGACTtcagagagaggaagaggcgcgccgcatgcgcgccgcccggcggctgcagcgcgccatTCGCCAGTGGCTTGCTTGTCAGGAGATGGTGCGTCTGGCGTTGAGCGACCTGGATAGTGTGTCATCGGACGTGAAGCGCATTCTACTGTCGACGTCTTCTGCGGGTGCCTCTTCCGCTGTTCACACGTCTGACGTCCCGAGGCAGACAGAGCAGCTCACGGCACGCCTACACACGGCGTGCTGGTGCCTCTCGTatgtgcgccgccaccagtCACGGATTCCGCTGCGCCTCAATGCGCCTTTcgaagctgcagcagatgACGACTGCCGCGCAGAAACACTATTAGGTGATGCAGATTCAGGCATACCTGGGACGACTGGCCTAGGCGCTACTGCCGTGGCCCACCAGCGTGTCGCTCTTTCCTCCCCCCATACCTCCTCGGTGGCGTCCCTCGGAGAGCTGCGCGCGTACCGGCAGCGGGTCTTTTGGCGCTACAGCGATTGTCTTTACACAGCTCTCAGCGAAAGCGCCAAACGCAGTGCTGGGGGTGAGGACACGGCTGAGGAGGACACCAGCGCATTGCATGCCGATGCGTCGACTGAGGCAGCCGGAGCCAAGCGGTCAGCCGatccgccgtcgctgtcgtggCCTTCTTTTCTCACCTCCTTGCCCACCAAAGATGTGGTCCTTCTCCTGTGCGTGCTGTTGCAGCAACTCTCGCGTGTGGCGACGCCGTTGCCGGGCAGCCACGCatcgccgtccagcagcgcatcTTTGGTAAAGCGACTGGCGAGGCATCTCGTGGGTATCATCGTCGCACACAATGCTGCGTTCGCACGTACACTCAACGAGGAGACCACACCTCGCAGAAGCCGCGGCGGTCTTGAgatggcagcgacggcggtgactgcagcggcgtcttTTGATCAGTGGCCAGCGGTGCATGCCTTGACTGTGACGCTCAGTTTTCTAGGCCaggagacggtggcgcaTTCGGTGAGCGTGCGGTCGCAGTGCagggagctgctgcagccactTGTCGCAGCGTTCCCGCCCCTTTCTCAGGCTGAAGCCGGCGGGTACAGCCCACTGTCGCCGCCTACGGGGCCCTTTGCGCAGGTGTGCTGGCAATGTATGTGCGCTCCCTACGTCGGGGAGGAGTCCCAGCGACTCACCTCCAACTCtctggcggtgctgcttggcgctgctgatgcagcCGCGGAGGGGCCcgagcgcggcggctgcgacgtGGTGGACACGTGCTTTGCGATGCTTGTGGCGGAGTGCTACAGACGGACTGCCATGGACACGGAGCTGACGGCGTGCGATGGCATCAGTGggctgcgaggcggggaGCTGCGTTCTCGTGTACTTGGGCGCCTTGTGCGGTTGCTGCCGCGTGTCCACCAGCTCGTGGAGGCAACatcgtgcgctgcagctgtgtcgccgtcgtccttAGCGGCCCGCACGGATGTGGTGAAGTGGTACTTGCTCAGTGTCAGCTGCCTGAGCGAGCGACTGTGCCGCGAGGATTTCTTTATTGAGGGCATTCTGGCAGATCACTACGCCTACAACACcggtcggcagcagcagcgacgcacgGTGGATGGGAAGGACGATGCCGAGGGTGTCGATGCATCGTCGCACAGTCAATACCGCCTGCTTACCTCGTACCTGTTCAGCACCGAGGGTGGCCTGCAACTGCTCCAACTGCTCACCATGCAGGACGAGCGGTGTGAGAAACTGCGTCTGATGGCGCTGCAGAAGCCCACCGTGGAGGCACCAACCGATaccggcgcgccgccgacggtggaggacggcggcaacgaggaggccgattcggcagcggctgcatcGATGGCGAATACGACGCCCTTCAGGGATGCTGGGGCCCCTGCTCAGTGGCCGTCGTCTGCCTCGATGCAGCAGAGCCCACTCGAGATTCTGTGCAACGTGTTTGCGTGGCCCATCTTCACCTTCTCGAAGCCGAGGTACAGCCGCTATCAACAGGAGACGCTGGCGTTGTACGCGAAGCTGGTGCGTactccgcagctgctgcgccgcctttgGAGTTTGTACTGGCAGAGCTGCGAGGGGCTGCGggctgtgctgccgcccGGCGAGGCTTTACAGAGGCTGTGCCAGCCACCGGCGTGGGGTGcacaggagcaggaggagcagcCGGCTCTCGCCGGCGAGGAGCGGGCtagacgccgccgcgtgccTGCGGCTGCCCCCTCCGGGCCCGCCCTCATGTccctgccgcggctgccaaCGTGGGAGACACATCCGCGTTACCCTCTCGCCTTCTATGACCCTCACGCGCCGCTCTCCATCTTTTTCTTCACCCTGCTGGCGTACTATGTGAACGTGTGCGACTTCGCCGATGAGCTGCGTCGCggtggcgaggcggcggtgctctcTACAGAGGAGTCGTGGGCGTTGGTGCTCGCGCTGAAGGAGATTGTGCACCGGTCACACATGTACGGCGTCGTGCCGGACTCCAACTGCGAGGCTGTCGCTCACGCGGCTTGCCTGCTGCTCTCCCGCCTACACACGGTGGACGAGGCGGACCCGTTTGtgcctgccgcggcgaccGGCCTGTGGTTGTCCgttggcgccgtcgctgccgaggcggcggtgggttTGTTGTTCCGCACTTGGGATGCGGCGAGCGCTGCCGTGGTGGATGAGGAGGATGCCGCAGAGGCAGGGGAGGCAGAACTTGAAGGCCCCAGCGTCGCAACCAGAGAACAAAGCGTTGTGGGCAGCCTTATGtcgagcaccaccgccagtgCCGCGACCACGTCGGTGGCCCACGTGCGTCTTcccggcgacgacgtcgccTTTCACGACAGCGCGCAGTGGAAACAGCCGACTCGGTACACAAAGCTGCTCGTGCACACACCGTTCCTGTTCCCGTTTGCCGCTcgcgcgctgctcctctcaGCGCTGCTCGTGGAGACGGACCACCACTGGACCCCGCCAAGCGAgcggcgggtggtggtgcagcgcggacGCACCTTCATAGATGCCTTCGACCTTTTCCACGACAAGCCGCTCAGCAACGACATGCTCAACATCCGCTTTatcgccgacgacggcacgCTCGAGGCCGGGTACGGCCGCGGTGTGTACCGGGAGTGTATCGTGTCACTGTGCAAGGAGGGGTTTGCGGCCGAATACGGCCTGTTTCGCCAGACCCCAGACGGCTACGTGTACCCGAACTCCTTCAGCGCCGTGGCGACCAGTGACCTGCAGCATCTTTTGAAGATTCGCTTCTTGGGGGCAATGGTGGgtcgcgcgctgcgcgacggTGTGTTGCAAGACGTGCCGTTCGCCCTTCACTTTCGCAATGCCATCTTGGGCCGCCGCAACACCCTCAGCAACCTCAAGAGCTTCGACGCGGAACTCTATCACCAGCTCATGTCCCTCACGCAGCTCAGCGAGGaagagctggaggcggtcgGACTGACCTTTGTCTACACAGTGAACGCGCTGGGCATCACAAGGGAGGTAGAGCTGGTGCCTGGCGGGGCGCAGATGCACGTGACGCCGCGCAACTGCCTCTTTTATGTGCACCTCGTCGCCGACTTTAAGCTCAACCGCGAGGCCGCCgagcagacgcgcgcgtTTTGCGCCGGACTTCACTCTGTAATTGACACGAACCGTCTTCGCTTGTTCGACAGTAACGAGGTGGGCAAGCTCTTCGGCGGTGATGAGACGGGGCAGATCGACTTGGAAGACTGGAAGGCGAATACAGTGTACGACAAGCCGGAGGACGTGAACGCACCGCAGGTGCGGCTCTTCTGGGATGTTGTGGAGTCTCTCAcccgcgagcagcagcgacagctgcTAAAGTTTGCGACATCCatgacgcggccgccgctacTCGGCTTTCGTTTCCTGGCGCCTCCCTTTAAGGTTcagctgctggcgatgaATGCGTCCGGGCCCGATCACTTGCCCTCGGCTGCAACGTGCTTCTCTACCTTAAAACTACCGCCGTACCGTGACTACGCGACGGCTCGAGCGAAGATTGTCGCTGCCATTGAAGAAACCGGTACCTTCGAGTTCAGCTGA
- a CDS encoding putative surface protein amastin, producing MGFEALRGRMDVALSMLCSCIVFMFLVTSAPISQFRGRGINASATGGASKLSCVTAWGLKNDCNSNNYDYRPTSIGCARAKQLFQVSEAFYIVAVIVSFLSCLMSGLYFIGMKAKVLLVLLAVLEVVVALIPWVCMTAVWHGNYCGGSTVKINTSNGKADGVPYGSVLRESFKASAGYGLTVAAWCTQVIGLVVLIAM from the coding sequence ATGGGGTTCGAGGCTCTCCGCGGCCGCATGGATGTGGCGCTGAGTATGCTGTGCTCGTGCATCGTGTTCATGTTCCTCGTGACGTCTGCGCCGATCTCGCAGTTCCGCGGCAGGGGCATCAACGCTAGCGCCACTGGCGGCGCGAGCAAGTTGTCGTGCGTGACTGCGTGGGGGCTGAAGAACGACTGCAACTCCAACAACTACGACTACCGCCCGACGAGCATagggtgcgcacgcgcgaagCAGCTGTTCCAGGTGTCGGAGGCGTTCTACATTGTCGCCGTTATTGTGTCGTTCCTGTCGTGCCTGATGAGCGGCCTGTACTTCATCGGCATGAAGGCAAAGGTGCTGCTAGTCCTGCTTGCCGTCCTTGAGGTTGTGGTCGCGCTGATCCCATGGGTGTGCATGACGGCGGTGTGGCACGGCAACTACTGCGGCGGGTCGACCGTGAAGATCAACACGTCGAACGGCAAGGCGGACGGCGTGCCGTACGGCTCTGTGCTGCGTGAGTCGTTCAAGGCCAGCGCTGGCTACGGTCTGACGGTTGCGGCGTGGTGCACCCAGGTGATTGGCCTGGTGGTGCTGATTGCCATGTAG
- a CDS encoding putative surface protein amastin has protein sequence MGFEALRGRMDVALSMLCSCIVFMFLVTSAPISQFRGRGINASATGGASKLSCVTAWGLKNDCNSNNYDYRPTSIGCARAKQLFQVSEAFYIVAVIVSFLSCLMSGLYFIGMKAKVLLVLLAVLEVVVALIPWVCMTAVWHGNYCGGSTVKINTSNGKADGVPYGSVLRESFKASAGYGLTVAAWCTQVIGLVLLIIM, from the coding sequence ATGGGGTTCGAGGCTCTCCGCGGCCGCATGGATGTGGCGCTGAGTATGCTGTGCTCGTGCATCGTGTTCATGTTCCTCGTGACGTCTGCGCCGATCTCGCAGTTCCGCGGCAGGGGCATCAACGCTAGCGCCACTGGCGGCGCGAGCAAGTTGTCGTGCGTGACTGCGTGGGGGCTGAAGAACGACTGCAACTCCAACAACTACGACTACCGCCCGACGAGCATagggtgcgcacgcgcgaagCAGCTGTTCCAGGTGTCGGAGGCGTTCTACATTGTCGCCGTTATTGTGTCGTTCCTGTCGTGCCTGATGAGCGGCCTGTACTTCATCGGCATGAAGGCAAAGGTGCTGCTAGTCCTGCTTGCCGTCCTTGAGGTTGTGGTCGCGCTGATCCCATGGGTGTGCATGACGGCGGTGTGGCACGGCAACTACTGCGGCGGGTCGACCGTGAAGATCAACACGTCGAACGGCAAGGCGGACGGCGTGCCGTACGGCTCTGTGCTGCGTGAGTCGTTCAAGGCCAGCGCTGGCTACGGTCTGACGGTTGCGGCGTGGTGCACCCAGGTGATTGGCCTGGTGCTGCTGATTATAATGTAA
- a CDS encoding adenosine kinase-like protein: protein MYVGCVGKDKHGDQIRSASEADGVTMELEVSSDKRSGLCAVCRDGNSHTLVVHPSSASSLSDGFVSSAAVQEGQRSAKIIYTTAYANVFRVHQTLHLITSSRCHTLPDGSKQLAAMGLSNKRVLDDFGEDLVDVLEKLDVIIGNQEEMYDLAMMLQWVPGEMSDMELAKKIATEMMYDQHGVRRVIMTRGAEPIIYATSAGESGEVPVLANCAHSAKLVATGAGDAFAGGFLAAMAAKPDDLAFCCRLGTQAATFVINHSLITLPTDEASLAELQA from the coding sequence ATGTACGTGGGATGCGTGGGCAAGGACAAGCACGGCGATCAAatccgctccgcctccgaggcTGACGGCGTCACGATGGAACTTGAGGTGAGCAGTGACAAGCGCAGCGGACTGTGTGCCGTTTGCAGGGACGGCAATTCTCACACCCTTGTGGTCCACCCGTCGTCTGCCAGCTCCCTTAGCGACGGCTTTGTGAGCTCTGCTGCCGTTCAAGAAGGACAGCGCTCCGCAAAGATCATATACACGACTGCGTACGCCAACGTCTTTCGTGTCCACCAGACCTTGCACCTGATAACCAGCTCGCGGTGCCACACGCTGCCGGATGGGTCCAAGCAGCTAGCGGCTATGGGCCTCTCCAACAAGCGCGTGCTCGACGACTTCGGCGAGGACCTCGTAGACGTGCTCGAAAAACTCGACGTCATTATAGGCAACCAGGAGGAGATGTACGATCTTGCCATGATGCTGCAGTGGGTTCCAGGCGAGATGTCCGACATGGAGCTGGCCAAGAAAATTGCGACGGAGATGATGTACGACCAGCACGGTGTGCGTCGTGTCATCATGACACGCGGGGCAGAGCCGATCATCTACGCCACCAGTGCGGGTGAGTCTGGTGAGGTTCCTGTGCTGGCCAACTGCGCCCACTCGGCAAAACTCGTGGCGACAGGCGCGGGTGATGCTTTCGCCGGTGGTTTCCTTGCCGCCATGGCAGCCAAGCCTGATGACTTGGCTTTCTGCTGCCGGCTCGGCACTCAGGCAGCAACGTTCGTGATTAATCACAGCCTCATAACCTTGCCGACGGACGAGGCGAGTctcgcggagctgcaggcgtgA
- a CDS encoding putative adenosine kinase, which translates to MSALLQLYIQCNPLLDVSAPVDDAFLEKYKVQKSSACLMEEIHKGIFEELEQLPNVTYVPGGSGLNTARVAQWIAQVPKSSFVKYVGCVSDDKYGKILKDAAEKDGVNMHLEYTTKAPTGSCAVCISGKDRSLVANLSAANFLSADHMRSNDVVETLKGCQLYYLTGFTLTIDVNYVLQVAEAARASGGQFMMNLSAPFVLQYFTENFNKTVPYFDVIFGNEIEAKALADAMKWDPASTHELAKKAATELPYSGTGDRLVVFTQGSQPTVYATRSGKTGSVTVQPIAHDSIVDLNGAGDAFVGGFLAAYAMSCSIERCCEVGNYAAGVIIQHNGCTYPEKPSISP; encoded by the coding sequence ATGTCCGCGCTTCTGCAGCTCTACATTCAGTGCAACCCGCTCCTCGACGTGTCTGCCCCTGTCGATGACGCGTTCTTAGAGAAGTACAAGGTGCAGAAGTCGTCTGCCTGCCTAATGGAGGAGATCCATAAGGGCATCTTTGAGGAGCTAGAGCAGCTCCCCAACGTGACCTACGTCCCCGGCGGCTCCGGGCTCAACACCGCCCGCGTGGCGCAGTGGATCGCGCAGGTCCCCAAGAGCAGCTTCGTCAAATACGTTGGCTGCGTCTCGGACGACAAGTACGGTAAAATACTCAAGGACGCCGCGGAAAAGGACGGTGTGAACATGCACCTTGAGTACACGACAAAGGCACCCACCGGCTCGTGCGCCGTGTGCATCTCAGGCAAGGATCGCTCGCTGGTGGCGAACTTGTCCGCAGCGAATTTTCTCTCCGCGGATCACATGCGCAGCAACGATGTCGTTGAGACGCTGAAGGGCTGCCAGCTCTACTACCTCACCGGCTTCACGCTGACCATCGACGTGAACTACGTGCTtcaggtggcggaggcggcccGTGCGTCGGGTGGGCAGTTCATGATGAACCTCTCCGCCCCCTTCGTGCTGCAATACTTCACGGAGAACTTCAACAAGACGGTGCCGTATTTCGACGTCATCTTTGGTAACGAGATCGAGGCCAAGGCACTTGCGGACGCCATGAAGTGGGACCCCGCCAGCACCCACGAGTTGGCTAAAAAGGCAGCGACAGAGCTGCCGTACAGCGGCACTGGCGACCGCCTCGTCGTCTTCACGCAGGGCAGCCAACCGACGGTGTATGCCACCCGCAGTGGCAAGACCGGGTCAGTCACGGTGCAGCCCATCGCGCACGACAGCATTGTGGACCtgaacggcgccggcgacgctTTCGTTGGCGGCTTCCTCGCGGCGTACGCAATGAGCTGCAGCATCGAGCGGTGCTGCGAGGTGGGCAACTACGCCGCCGGTGTCATCATCCAGCACAACGGCTGCACCTATCCCGAGAAGCCGTCTATCTCTCCGTGA
- a CDS encoding amastin-like surface protein-like protein, with the protein MANKKSFYNQEYRQHVGAVILFIVSFLTTVFTVCGTPLGMLMIRSWGEDLSGSSAELELNPCFTLWGLHSDCSKPDYSLRITDEPIINCSDMHVRFEAAEAFSILAIFSLVGVFGASWYMICGSKIKKAVMLLAVFAIGSTTVPWAIVTAFYYTPFCGLDFLTNTHTRFGAGYALLVTSFVLQIIGLILFVIFEPDTSKKRSEENEKGAASEVWSSTPSALR; encoded by the coding sequence ATGGCCAACAAGAAGTCCTTCTACAACCAGGAGTACAGACAGCACGTCGGTGCAGTGATCTTATTCATTGTCTCCTTCCTGACGACGGTCTTTACGGTCTGCGGTACCCCTCTGGGTATGCTGATGATCCGCTCGTGGGGAGAGGACCTTTCGGGGTCTAGTGCTGAACTGGAGCTCAATCCGTGCTTCACGCTGTGGGGTTTGCACAGCGACTGCTCAAAGCCGGATTACTCGCTTCGCATCACGGACGAGCCAATTATCAACTGCTCTGACATGCATGTGCGCTTCGAGGCGGCTGAGGCGTTCAGCATTTTGGCCATTTTCTCTCTTGTTGGTGTCTTCGGCGCGTCCTGGTACATGATCTGCGGCTCCAAGATCAAGAAGGCTGTGATGTTGCTCGCCGTCTTCGCCATCGGCTCCACGACTGTGCCGTGGGCGATTGTTACCGCGTTCTACTACACCCCCTTCTGTGGCCTAGATTTCCTGaccaacacgcacacccgctTCGGCGCCGGCTACGCGCTGCTGGTCACCTCCTTCGTGCTGCAGATTATCGGCCTCATCCTGTTCGTCATCTTTGAGCCGGACACCTCGAAGAAGAGATCAGAGGAAAACGAGAAGGGTGCCGCGTCTGAAGTCTGGTCCAGCACCCCGTCCGCGTTGCGCTAA